One stretch of Paenibacillus sp. AN1007 DNA includes these proteins:
- a CDS encoding TetR-like C-terminal domain-containing protein — MMSASHLTKTALAHSLKSLMEHTPLNKITVKHLVEDCGVNRQTFYYHFQDIYALLGWIYETEAVESIHAYRSYDTWTEGFYKIFCYIENNKAFCCNTLESLGRSHLDGYLYQVTHDLIMGVIDELACGIKVTGEDKEFAANFYTLAFTGLLIQWMRDGLKEPPQRIIAKLSELIEGNVLRALHKYELKYGL, encoded by the coding sequence ATGATGTCTGCTTCTCATCTGACCAAAACTGCACTCGCTCATTCGCTTAAAAGTCTAATGGAACATACACCGCTGAACAAAATAACGGTAAAACATCTGGTGGAAGACTGCGGCGTTAACCGGCAAACTTTTTATTATCATTTTCAGGACATTTATGCCCTGCTCGGATGGATTTACGAAACGGAAGCGGTGGAAAGCATCCATGCGTACCGCAGCTATGATACATGGACAGAGGGCTTCTACAAAATCTTTTGTTACATCGAAAATAATAAAGCCTTCTGCTGCAATACGCTCGAATCCCTTGGACGTTCTCATCTGGATGGTTATCTCTATCAAGTTACCCATGATCTGATTATGGGTGTAATTGATGAACTGGCTTGCGGGATCAAGGTTACCGGAGAGGACAAAGAGTTTGCTGCCAATTTCTACACACTGGCTTTCACAGGTCTGCTTATTCAATGGATGAGAGATGGGCTGAAAGAGCCGCCACAACGGATCATCGCCAAGCTGAGTGAATTGATTGAAGGAAATGTGCTCAGGGCACTGCATAAGTATGAACTTAAGTACGGGCTCTAG
- a CDS encoding dipeptidase, with protein sequence MKEQTYFEQNRDKHLAELNEWLSIPSISAISEHKEDIQRAARWAADALTRAGMEHVEIIQTAGHPIVYADHLHAPGKPTALIYGHYDVQPVDPLHLWETPPFEPTIRDGKLYARGATDDKGQIFIHIKAVEALLAENKELPINVKFCIEGEEEISSPNLPIYLNDNTDKLRADMVLISDTSLLEKGKPAISTGLRGLCSMHVDLFTANTDLHSGSFGGGVPNALHALVSLLASLHDEQGRVSVDGFYDGVLPLSPEMREEFVKQGFNEEQLRQDLGLEQLYGEEGYSFVERVGARPTLELNGVWGGFQGEGSKTVIPKEAHAKITCRLVADQDPQQVLDSIEAHLRAHVQPGATLQIKQIEKAFAFNTDPSDPILQKAADAYAKVYGVRALFTKDGGSIPIVEKLSRVLGVPAVMMGFGLPDENLHAPNEHFNLENFDKGLLTVVEFMKSLA encoded by the coding sequence ATGAAAGAACAAACCTATTTTGAGCAAAACCGGGACAAACATCTGGCAGAACTGAATGAATGGTTATCCATTCCAAGTATTTCTGCCATTTCTGAGCATAAAGAAGATATCCAACGTGCCGCACGATGGGCAGCCGATGCTCTTACACGTGCTGGTATGGAACATGTCGAGATTATTCAGACGGCGGGACATCCGATTGTCTATGCAGATCATCTGCATGCTCCAGGTAAACCAACCGCTCTGATCTATGGACACTATGACGTACAGCCGGTTGATCCGCTTCACCTGTGGGAGACCCCTCCTTTCGAACCTACCATTCGTGACGGCAAGCTGTATGCCCGGGGCGCAACGGATGATAAAGGACAAATTTTTATACATATCAAAGCCGTTGAAGCCCTGCTTGCTGAGAACAAAGAGCTTCCGATCAACGTGAAATTCTGCATTGAGGGCGAAGAGGAAATCTCCAGCCCGAACCTGCCCATTTATTTGAATGACAATACGGACAAACTGCGTGCAGACATGGTGCTGATCTCGGATACGTCCCTTTTGGAAAAAGGAAAGCCTGCCATTTCCACAGGCCTGCGCGGTCTGTGCTCCATGCATGTGGACCTGTTCACTGCTAACACCGACCTGCACTCCGGTTCCTTCGGGGGTGGTGTACCGAATGCACTCCATGCCCTCGTATCGCTGCTGGCCTCCCTTCATGATGAGCAGGGCCGCGTGAGCGTGGATGGATTCTATGATGGTGTGCTGCCGCTGTCCCCTGAGATGAGAGAAGAATTCGTGAAGCAGGGATTCAACGAAGAACAGCTTCGTCAAGACCTTGGACTGGAGCAGCTGTATGGCGAGGAAGGTTACTCCTTTGTAGAGCGTGTAGGCGCACGTCCGACACTTGAACTGAACGGTGTATGGGGCGGATTCCAAGGCGAAGGCAGTAAAACGGTTATTCCAAAAGAAGCACACGCTAAAATCACCTGCCGTCTTGTCGCTGATCAAGATCCGCAGCAAGTGCTTGATTCGATTGAAGCTCACCTGCGTGCTCATGTACAACCAGGAGCGACTTTGCAGATCAAACAGATTGAGAAAGCTTTTGCGTTCAATACCGATCCGTCAGATCCTATCCTGCAAAAAGCTGCAGACGCGTATGCAAAAGTTTACGGCGTTCGTGCCCTTTTCACTAAGGATGGCGGTTCAATTCCGATTGTAGAGAAGCTTTCCCGTGTGCTTGGCGTACCTGCCGTAATGATGGGCTTTGGTCTGCCGGACGAAAATCTGCATGCACCGAATGAACACTTCAATCTGGAGAACTTTGATAAAGGATTGCTGACCGTCGTAGAGTTTATGAAAAGTCTGGCTTAA
- a CDS encoding AraC family transcriptional regulator: MTVRLKHWPEWRATRHKGRFYRNSLMLILLIVSIPGLITGIVMYQLVVGRMENEFNRMHQSQIENRARNVDDQLAYLEMNLSHWAFEPRFGNALRNLDFIYYFNETQDIVTTLYVLQGSHPLIQSAQLYLEEPKPILFNRDYNELTDSTLAAGYQRYLTMGNHVYWTDWLPGSRTAAYASVESGQDNGLSAAQNQSLNSAGEKPQNITQGSPLVLVHKIPGESMHPFGALIVTLDKEKTASLLKTLTPYDEGLTFLMNEEGRTLVSGHSGSGQSSDFERQLKEAIDLHRDSRSFLFRYQDQTYSVSYGTLDRIDSAWTYVSAAPLNAVTSPVKLLSKIMVTASAGSLILGLILSWFASRRIYSPIARMMHLLTPVRSDSDKETLTAKLDEFELLEQQWHELTSRSMSAHRQLQEQLPHLRTSFVLQLIQGHMYAYTEQDLRQRMSHLGFELEGRQLLLVQMYFTGYDELQGRFGSRDKGLVTFAAVNIIEEVARRYFNQISVMNFHNLSSAMLIIAPATESVKVQTLLWAEELVDVIAHTIQLKVTLMVSRPVTALQELPGQLVEMEQAAAYRRVEEGSQILDLEDEQCFRNDEGASYPLGLEREIIQALRLVHLSEAEQALAAFMSDITSTGRTEFQVQQMMLQLLGSVQHMMLQTGVTPYKMFGGRNMYEQLSVIREPLQMRQWMVQEVFLPYIQEIQTRSQEPLKQVVERTMRYIEQHYPSDVSLEICADIEQMTPYALSKAFKQVSGSNFIDYVTQVRMEAAKQLLRETTMRINDVAAAVGYQHSYFNRIFKKQEGTTPSQYREQWF, encoded by the coding sequence ATGACCGTCAGACTCAAGCATTGGCCAGAATGGAGAGCGACACGACACAAGGGCCGTTTCTACCGAAACAGCCTGATGCTCATTCTTTTAATCGTCAGTATTCCCGGTTTAATTACCGGTATCGTCATGTATCAGCTCGTGGTTGGACGGATGGAAAATGAGTTTAATCGCATGCATCAGAGCCAGATTGAGAACAGGGCAAGGAATGTGGACGACCAGCTCGCTTACCTGGAGATGAACCTATCCCACTGGGCATTCGAACCGAGGTTTGGCAATGCACTGCGGAATCTGGATTTTATTTATTATTTTAATGAAACGCAGGATATTGTAACCACGCTGTATGTGCTGCAGGGGTCTCATCCGTTGATTCAATCTGCACAGCTGTATCTGGAGGAACCTAAGCCGATTCTGTTTAACCGCGATTACAACGAATTGACGGACAGCACGCTTGCGGCAGGTTATCAACGGTATCTGACTATGGGGAACCATGTATACTGGACAGATTGGCTTCCTGGCAGCAGGACCGCGGCATACGCATCCGTGGAGAGCGGTCAAGACAATGGCCTGAGTGCAGCTCAAAATCAGTCCTTGAATTCAGCCGGGGAGAAGCCCCAGAATATCACTCAAGGCAGTCCACTTGTGCTCGTTCATAAAATACCGGGAGAGAGCATGCATCCGTTTGGAGCGTTGATTGTGACCTTGGATAAGGAGAAGACCGCCAGTTTATTGAAAACGCTTACTCCGTATGATGAGGGATTAACCTTTCTCATGAATGAAGAAGGGCGCACGCTCGTTTCAGGCCATTCGGGCAGCGGGCAGTCTTCTGATTTTGAACGGCAGCTCAAAGAAGCAATTGACCTTCATAGGGATAGCCGTTCCTTCCTGTTTCGTTACCAGGATCAAACCTATTCTGTTTCCTACGGCACGTTGGATCGAATTGATTCGGCATGGACATATGTGTCTGCTGCTCCTCTGAATGCAGTCACCTCTCCAGTCAAGTTGTTGTCGAAAATCATGGTTACTGCCAGTGCAGGCAGTCTTATATTAGGGTTGATTCTGTCTTGGTTCGCGTCACGTCGGATTTATTCTCCGATTGCTCGTATGATGCATCTGCTCACACCTGTACGAAGTGATAGTGACAAAGAGACGTTGACGGCCAAATTGGATGAGTTCGAGCTGCTGGAGCAGCAGTGGCATGAACTGACATCACGCAGTATGTCGGCACATCGTCAGTTACAGGAGCAGCTGCCGCATCTGCGAACCAGCTTTGTGTTACAGCTGATCCAGGGGCATATGTATGCGTATACCGAGCAGGACTTGCGTCAGCGGATGTCTCATCTTGGCTTTGAACTGGAGGGCCGGCAGCTGCTGCTGGTGCAGATGTATTTTACGGGATATGACGAGCTGCAGGGCCGATTCGGGAGTCGGGATAAAGGGCTGGTGACCTTTGCCGCCGTTAATATTATTGAGGAAGTTGCCCGAAGGTATTTCAATCAGATCAGCGTGATGAATTTTCATAATCTTTCTTCCGCGATGCTGATTATCGCTCCGGCGACAGAGTCGGTCAAGGTACAGACGCTGCTGTGGGCGGAGGAGCTGGTAGATGTTATTGCACATACAATTCAATTAAAGGTTACACTGATGGTCAGCAGGCCCGTGACTGCACTGCAGGAACTGCCCGGACAGCTGGTGGAGATGGAACAGGCGGCAGCTTACCGCCGCGTAGAAGAGGGCAGTCAGATTCTCGATCTCGAGGATGAGCAGTGCTTTCGTAATGATGAGGGCGCCTCATATCCGCTGGGTCTGGAACGTGAGATCATTCAGGCGCTGCGGCTGGTGCATCTGTCTGAAGCAGAGCAGGCGCTTGCGGCCTTCATGTCTGATATTACGAGTACGGGCCGTACTGAATTTCAAGTACAGCAGATGATGCTGCAGCTGCTCGGCAGTGTTCAGCATATGATGCTCCAGACAGGAGTCACCCCATATAAGATGTTTGGCGGCAGGAACATGTATGAACAATTGTCTGTCATTCGCGAGCCGCTCCAGATGAGGCAGTGGATGGTTCAGGAGGTTTTCCTACCTTATATTCAGGAAATACAGACACGTTCTCAAGAGCCGCTGAAGCAGGTGGTAGAGCGAACTATGAGGTATATCGAGCAGCATTACCCAAGTGATGTTTCGTTGGAAATCTGTGCAGACATCGAGCAGATGACTCCTTATGCTTTAAGCAAAGCCTTCAAACAAGTGTCAGGGAGCAATTTTATTGATTATGTCACTCAGGTTCGCATGGAAGCGGCCAAACAGCTGCTGCGTGAAACAACGATGCGTATCAACGACGTTGCTGCGGCAGTTGGTTACCAGCACAGCTATTTCAATCGTATTTTCAAAAAACAGGAGGGCACCACACCAAGCCAGTACCGTGAGCAGTGGTTTTGA
- a CDS encoding ABC transporter permease subunit, with the protein MAAQAEVILQPLKREANWKRQIKRNKWLYVLVLPGFLYFVIFKYLPMWGIVIAFQDYQPFLGIRQSEWVGMENFANFFSNPDFFRLLRNTLLLALYDLIFFFPAPIIIALLLNEIRVAFFKRTIQTLVYVPHFVSMVIIASITYVFLTPQGGVLYDLIAWITGQPVDVLSSPGSFRPLIIIQMMWKEMGWGTIIFLAALAGVDTEQYEASIVDGAGRMRRMWHITLPAIRTTIVILLILRLGNFLDTGFEQIYLMTNSLNRDVADVFDTYVYTVGITQGAFSYSTAVGLFKSVVGIILVLGSNKLAKKFGHPGIY; encoded by the coding sequence ATGGCTGCTCAGGCGGAGGTAATCTTACAGCCGCTGAAGCGGGAGGCCAACTGGAAAAGACAGATTAAACGAAACAAATGGTTATACGTGCTTGTGCTTCCCGGATTTTTGTATTTTGTGATCTTTAAATACCTGCCGATGTGGGGCATCGTCATTGCTTTTCAGGATTATCAGCCCTTCCTTGGCATTCGTCAGAGCGAGTGGGTCGGGATGGAGAACTTCGCCAACTTTTTCTCGAACCCGGATTTCTTTCGATTGCTGCGAAATACGCTGCTGCTGGCATTGTATGATCTGATTTTCTTTTTTCCGGCTCCGATCATTATTGCTCTGTTATTAAATGAAATTAGAGTTGCTTTCTTCAAAAGAACGATTCAGACACTGGTATATGTCCCGCATTTTGTATCCATGGTGATTATCGCAAGCATCACCTATGTGTTCCTTACCCCGCAGGGCGGTGTACTCTATGATCTGATTGCCTGGATTACAGGCCAGCCTGTCGATGTGCTCTCCAGTCCGGGTTCGTTCCGGCCCTTGATTATCATTCAGATGATGTGGAAGGAAATGGGCTGGGGCACGATTATTTTCCTGGCAGCCCTTGCGGGAGTAGATACGGAGCAGTATGAAGCTTCGATTGTGGATGGAGCAGGACGGATGCGGCGCATGTGGCATATTACACTTCCGGCGATCCGTACGACAATTGTTATTTTGCTGATTCTGCGGCTGGGCAACTTTCTGGATACCGGGTTTGAACAGATTTACCTGATGACGAATTCGCTAAACAGGGATGTGGCCGACGTATTTGATACGTACGTGTACACCGTGGGTATTACACAAGGCGCGTTCAGTTACAGTACCGCTGTCGGACTGTTTAAATCGGTGGTTGGCATCATTCTGGTGCTGGGCAGTAATAAACTGGCGAAGAAGTTTGGTCATCCCGGTATTTATTAG
- a CDS encoding carbohydrate ABC transporter permease has product MLGLLGILTVLPFLYIIGNSFATEAEITERSFFLIPKVFSFSAYEYIFSSSTIFRSIGVSVFITVAGTLVNLFFTLTMAYPLSRSDFWGRSVLMNMVIFSMLFGGGMIPTYLVIRGLGLLDSYWALMLPGAISAFNLIVVKNFFQQMPPGLEEAARIDGCSDLGVLWRIVLPLSKPVIATFALFYAVGHWNNFFSALLYISDSDKWPLQVMLRQIVLLSQASVGDMANMDPNFVQPPEQSIKMAVIVVGTIPILLVYPFLQKHFAKGVMLGSIKG; this is encoded by the coding sequence ATGCTGGGCCTTCTGGGCATCTTAACCGTGCTTCCATTCCTCTATATTATAGGGAATTCGTTTGCAACGGAGGCCGAAATTACAGAACGCAGTTTTTTTCTGATCCCGAAGGTGTTTTCCTTCAGCGCCTACGAGTATATTTTTTCGTCCTCTACCATATTCCGCAGTATAGGTGTATCGGTGTTCATAACCGTGGCAGGCACGCTGGTGAATCTGTTCTTCACACTTACGATGGCTTACCCGCTGTCCCGAAGTGACTTCTGGGGCCGCAGCGTGCTGATGAATATGGTCATTTTCTCGATGCTGTTTGGCGGGGGCATGATTCCGACGTATCTTGTCATTCGCGGATTGGGACTGCTCGATTCGTACTGGGCCTTGATGCTTCCCGGCGCGATTAGCGCTTTTAATTTAATCGTTGTCAAAAACTTTTTTCAGCAAATGCCGCCTGGGCTGGAGGAAGCGGCCCGAATCGACGGCTGTTCGGACCTCGGCGTGCTGTGGCGAATCGTCCTGCCATTATCCAAGCCGGTCATTGCCACCTTTGCCTTGTTCTATGCCGTAGGACACTGGAACAACTTTTTCTCGGCGCTGCTGTACATCTCGGACAGCGACAAATGGCCCTTGCAGGTCATGCTGCGGCAGATCGTACTTTTATCTCAGGCGAGTGTTGGAGATATGGCGAATATGGACCCGAACTTTGTACAGCCGCCCGAGCAGTCGATCAAAATGGCGGTAATCGTTGTAGGCACCATCCCTATTTTGCTGGTGTATCCGTTTTTGCAGAAGCATTTTGCCAAAGGTGTCATGTTGGGTTCAATCAAAGGTTAA
- a CDS encoding extracellular solute-binding protein encodes MNALKKGAWLLSASLVLGTVLGACSTESKQSGASGAGAKQQLTVMLPNFEAENPPANSPVIQKLEELTQVDVDLQWVPSSSYEDKFNITLASGKLPQIMVVLGKSPSFINAARTGAFWELDPYLKDYPNLSQMNDIIKNNASIDGKTYGIYRARALGRNGVTIRKDWLEKLGLQEPKTIEEFYNVLKAFTKDDPDGNGKDDTYGLVASKFTGPWDNMQIWFGAPNKWGDDGKGGLMPAHETPEYMEALKFFRQIYSEGLVNKDFAVMDPTKLPDPFVNGKAGVMVDVADNAQRMDQKILEKDPNAAGRVDVLQAMEGPKGLRDMPTSGYSGMIAISKGSVKTEEELKKVLHFLDQLNEPELQALLGNGIEGKQYEKKGDYVLPTTDKLALRDVQGLNQMLMFIPEDKTLRVEPTPVREKVAQVQKANEEIVVANPGEPLISDVYAQKGPQLDNIINDARIKYIVGQIDEKGFADAAALWKSSGGDEYVKEINELYAALK; translated from the coding sequence ATGAACGCGTTGAAAAAAGGGGCTTGGCTGCTTTCGGCATCACTGGTACTCGGCACGGTTTTAGGGGCATGCTCCACAGAAAGCAAGCAGTCAGGAGCATCAGGAGCAGGCGCGAAGCAGCAGCTTACCGTTATGCTTCCGAACTTTGAAGCGGAGAATCCGCCTGCGAACAGTCCCGTGATTCAGAAGCTGGAGGAGCTGACCCAAGTGGATGTTGATCTGCAATGGGTGCCAAGCAGCTCATATGAGGATAAATTCAACATTACACTCGCATCAGGCAAGCTTCCTCAGATTATGGTTGTGCTTGGCAAGTCGCCCAGCTTTATTAATGCGGCCCGGACAGGTGCGTTCTGGGAGCTTGACCCGTACTTGAAGGATTATCCGAACCTGAGCCAGATGAATGACATCATCAAGAACAACGCTTCTATTGATGGCAAAACATACGGAATCTATCGGGCACGTGCATTAGGACGCAACGGGGTGACGATTCGCAAAGACTGGCTGGAGAAGCTGGGACTGCAGGAGCCAAAGACAATCGAAGAATTCTACAATGTTCTCAAAGCGTTTACGAAGGATGACCCGGATGGAAACGGTAAAGACGACACCTATGGTCTGGTTGCCAGCAAGTTTACGGGTCCGTGGGATAATATGCAGATTTGGTTTGGGGCCCCGAACAAGTGGGGGGATGACGGAAAAGGCGGCCTGATGCCTGCCCATGAGACCCCGGAGTATATGGAGGCATTGAAATTTTTCAGACAAATCTACAGCGAAGGTTTGGTCAACAAGGACTTTGCTGTGATGGACCCGACGAAGCTGCCTGATCCGTTTGTGAACGGGAAAGCGGGCGTTATGGTCGATGTAGCAGATAATGCACAGCGCATGGATCAGAAGATTTTGGAGAAGGACCCGAACGCTGCAGGGCGTGTAGATGTGCTGCAGGCGATGGAGGGGCCGAAGGGACTGCGGGATATGCCGACCTCGGGGTATTCAGGCATGATTGCGATCTCTAAAGGCAGTGTCAAAACCGAAGAAGAGCTCAAGAAGGTGCTGCATTTCCTGGATCAATTGAACGAGCCCGAACTGCAGGCTCTGCTGGGGAACGGTATCGAGGGCAAGCAGTATGAGAAAAAAGGAGATTATGTGCTTCCAACGACCGACAAGCTGGCGCTTAGGGATGTGCAGGGGCTAAATCAGATGCTGATGTTTATTCCGGAGGACAAAACGCTTCGCGTCGAGCCAACCCCTGTCCGGGAGAAGGTTGCACAGGTGCAGAAGGCGAATGAGGAGATCGTTGTAGCTAACCCGGGTGAGCCGTTGATCTCGGATGTGTATGCTCAGAAAGGGCCGCAGCTGGACAACATCATCAATGATGCCCGGATCAAATATATCGTAGGACAGATTGATGAGAAAGGTTTCGCGGATGCGGCGGCTTTATGGAAAAGCAGCGGTGGAGACGAATACGTGAAAGAAATCAATGAGCTGTACGCTGCCTTGAAATAA